A single Microbacterium protaetiae DNA region contains:
- a CDS encoding ABC transporter ATP-binding protein, whose protein sequence is MLELKDVSVHYGRIEAIHNISFAVEEGEIVSLIGANGAGKTTTMRTISGLLNPSSGSIRFEDDDITKLKAHLRVVLGISQAPEGRGIFPGMTVHENLDMGTFGLKTRANVDESFERVYTLFPRLAERKKQFGGTMSGGEQQMLAIGRALMSRPRVLLLDEPSMGLAPQFIKQIFSIITEINEQGTTILLVEQNANQALARAHRAFVLETGEITRSGTGRELLNDPAVKEAYLGVG, encoded by the coding sequence TTGCTTGAGCTCAAGGACGTTTCGGTCCACTACGGTCGGATCGAGGCGATCCACAACATCTCGTTCGCCGTCGAGGAGGGTGAGATCGTCTCGCTCATCGGCGCGAATGGTGCCGGCAAGACGACGACGATGCGCACGATCTCGGGCCTGCTGAACCCCTCGAGCGGATCGATCCGCTTCGAGGACGACGACATCACCAAGCTGAAGGCTCATCTGCGTGTCGTACTGGGCATCTCGCAGGCCCCCGAGGGCCGGGGGATCTTTCCGGGCATGACCGTGCACGAGAACCTCGACATGGGCACCTTCGGTCTGAAGACCCGAGCGAATGTGGACGAGTCGTTCGAGCGGGTCTACACGCTGTTCCCGCGACTCGCCGAGCGCAAGAAGCAGTTCGGCGGCACGATGTCGGGCGGTGAGCAGCAGATGCTCGCTATCGGGCGGGCCCTGATGTCGCGGCCGCGCGTGCTGCTGCTCGACGAGCCGTCGATGGGATTGGCGCCGCAGTTCATCAAGCAGATCTTCTCGATCATCACCGAGATCAACGAGCAGGGCACCACGATCCTGCTCGTCGAGCAGAACGCGAACCAGGCCCTGGCGCGCGCTCACCGGGCATTCGTGCTCGAGACCGGAGAGATCACGCGGTCGGGAACCGGTCGGGAGCTCCTGAACGACCCCGCGGTGAAAGAGGCTTACCTCGGCGTCGGGTGA
- a CDS encoding 50S ribosomal protein L25/general stress protein Ctc, with product MSEDTTVHAELRENFGKGFARRLRAAGKIPAVIYGHGTDPVHVALPGHQVSLLVRRANAVLELDVNGTTQLTLVKDVQRDPVRQIIEHVDLLVVKKGEKIQVEVPILVNGESAPGTIANLDAVSVALEVEATHIPQHVEIDVTDLEEGAHITAGDLKLPKGASLVSDAELLIVAISVPSAAAEPEESATETEAAEAAAPAEETAAE from the coding sequence ATGTCTGAGGACACCACGGTCCACGCTGAACTGCGTGAGAACTTCGGCAAGGGCTTCGCCCGGCGCCTGCGCGCGGCCGGCAAGATCCCCGCCGTCATCTATGGTCACGGAACCGACCCGGTGCACGTCGCCCTCCCCGGTCACCAGGTCTCGCTGCTGGTGCGGCGTGCCAACGCGGTGCTTGAGCTCGACGTGAACGGCACCACCCAGCTGACCCTGGTCAAAGACGTGCAGCGCGACCCGGTGCGTCAGATCATCGAGCACGTCGACCTGCTCGTCGTCAAGAAGGGCGAGAAGATCCAGGTCGAGGTTCCGATCCTCGTCAACGGCGAGTCGGCTCCCGGCACCATCGCCAACCTCGACGCCGTCTCGGTCGCACTCGAGGTCGAAGCCACGCACATTCCGCAGCATGTCGAGATCGACGTCACCGACCTCGAAGAGGGCGCCCACATCACTGCTGGCGACCTGAAGCTGCCCAAGGGCGCTTCGCTCGTCTCCGACGCCGAACTGCTGATCGTGGCCATCTCGGTGCCGTCGGCCGCTGCCGAGCCTGAAGAGAGCGCCACTGAGACCGAGGCCGCCGAGGCGGCCGCGCCGGCCGAAGAGACCGCCGCAGAGTAG
- the pth gene encoding aminoacyl-tRNA hydrolase, with the protein MPHTWLVVGLGNPGPQYEQTRHNVGQMVVDELAERRSERFRAHKAGARVVETWLRPGADKLVLAKLNCFMNISGGPVANLAKFYGVDPAHVVVVHDELDIPFDSLRLKIGGGHGGHNGVRDIAKALDTPEFVRVRVGIGRPPGRQDPADWVLSPFGAAERKALPLVLSDAADAVEQLIDEGLLAAQQKHHAPRA; encoded by the coding sequence ATGCCGCACACCTGGTTGGTGGTGGGCCTGGGCAATCCGGGGCCGCAGTACGAACAGACCCGGCACAACGTCGGCCAGATGGTCGTCGATGAGCTCGCCGAGCGGCGGAGCGAACGCTTCAGGGCGCACAAAGCGGGTGCGCGGGTCGTGGAGACCTGGCTGCGGCCGGGCGCCGACAAGCTGGTGCTCGCCAAGCTGAACTGCTTCATGAACATCTCGGGCGGACCGGTCGCGAACCTCGCGAAATTCTACGGCGTCGATCCGGCGCACGTCGTGGTCGTGCATGACGAGCTGGACATTCCGTTCGACTCTCTCAGACTGAAGATCGGCGGCGGCCACGGCGGGCACAACGGCGTGCGCGACATCGCGAAGGCTCTGGACACGCCCGAGTTCGTGCGGGTGCGGGTCGGGATCGGGCGACCGCCGGGCCGTCAGGATCCAGCGGACTGGGTGCTGTCACCGTTCGGCGCCGCCGAGCGCAAGGCGCTGCCGCTGGTGCTGTCGGATGCCGCCGACGCCGTCGAGCAGCTCATCGACGAGGGACTGCTGGCAGCCCAACAGAAGCACCACGCGCCCCGCGCGTGA
- a CDS encoding ABC transporter ATP-binding protein, whose protein sequence is MRFGGLLALDSVSFDINRGEILGLIGPNGAGKTTCFNAMTGVYRPTSGDVLLEGVSLKGRKQHRITRMGLARTFQNIRLFGEMTALENVVVGLDARHRTSVPGALLRLPRHIREERSAIDRAMALLEFVGIDQHAEKRARELSYGSQRRLEIARALATDPKLLCLDEPAAGFNPAEKEELMALIRTIRDEGYTVLLIEHDMKLVMGVTDRIVVLEFGKKLADDVPHAIRNDPRVIAAYLGEPEDDVA, encoded by the coding sequence ATGAGGTTCGGCGGACTGCTGGCCCTGGACAGCGTCTCGTTCGATATCAATCGAGGCGAGATCCTGGGGCTCATCGGCCCGAACGGTGCGGGCAAGACGACGTGCTTCAACGCCATGACCGGCGTCTACCGACCGACCAGCGGCGATGTGCTGCTGGAGGGCGTCTCGCTGAAGGGACGCAAGCAGCACCGCATCACCCGGATGGGCCTGGCGCGCACGTTCCAGAACATCCGGCTGTTCGGTGAGATGACGGCGCTGGAAAACGTCGTGGTGGGGCTGGACGCCCGGCACCGCACCTCGGTGCCGGGTGCACTACTGCGCCTGCCACGGCACATCCGCGAGGAGCGCTCGGCGATCGATCGTGCGATGGCACTGCTCGAGTTCGTCGGCATCGACCAGCATGCCGAGAAGCGTGCGCGCGAGCTCTCTTACGGATCGCAGCGCCGTCTGGAGATCGCCCGGGCCCTGGCCACCGATCCCAAGCTGCTGTGCCTCGACGAGCCGGCCGCCGGCTTCAACCCGGCCGAGAAGGAAGAGCTCATGGCGCTCATCCGCACGATTCGGGATGAGGGCTACACGGTACTGCTGATCGAGCACGACATGAAGCTGGTCATGGGCGTGACCGACCGCATCGTCGTGCTGGAGTTCGGCAAGAAGCTCGCGGATGACGTGCCGCACGCCATCCGCAACGACCCGCGAGTGATCGCCGCCTACCTCGGAGAGCCTGAAGATGACGTTGCTTGA
- the gndA gene encoding NADP-dependent phosphogluconate dehydrogenase produces MPEATANIGVVGLAVMGSNLARNLASREGNTVAVYNRSRAKTDELLTEHPEAGFVPAFSYDEFAASLTVPRTAVIMVKAGAGTDAVIDELVKVFEPGDIIVDGGNALFTDTIRREKAVRDTGINFVGMGVSGGEEGALLGPSLMPGGSDESWVTLGPILRSIAAVAEGEPCVTHVGHDGAGHFVKMVHNGIEYADMQLIAEAYDLIRRGTGKTPAEIADVFAQWNEGELNSYLIEITAEVLRAQDAATGAPLVDVIVDQAGAKGTGGWTVQTAIDLGVPVSGIAEAVFARSVSSHPEQRAVAANLPGPVDELRVDDAEAFIEDVRLALFASKIVAYSQGFDEIRAGAAQYGWTIDLGAVAKIWRGGCIIRAQFLNRISDAYAEVPDLQVLLTAPYFVDALQRAQDAWRRIVAQAAAAGIPSPAFSSSLAYYDGLRADRLPAALIQGQRDFFGAHTYRRVDREGTFHTLWSGDRSEITAEDTH; encoded by the coding sequence GTGCCCGAAGCCACCGCCAACATCGGAGTCGTCGGACTCGCCGTCATGGGCTCGAACCTCGCCCGTAACCTGGCGTCACGTGAGGGCAACACGGTCGCCGTGTACAACCGCAGCCGCGCCAAGACCGACGAGCTGCTGACCGAGCACCCCGAAGCCGGCTTCGTTCCCGCATTCTCGTACGACGAGTTCGCGGCGTCGCTGACTGTGCCGCGCACGGCGGTGATCATGGTCAAGGCCGGTGCCGGCACCGACGCCGTCATCGATGAGCTCGTGAAGGTCTTCGAGCCCGGCGACATCATCGTCGACGGCGGCAATGCGCTTTTCACCGACACCATTCGCCGCGAGAAGGCCGTGCGCGACACCGGCATCAACTTCGTCGGCATGGGAGTCTCGGGCGGCGAAGAAGGCGCCCTGCTCGGCCCGTCGCTCATGCCCGGCGGCTCCGACGAGTCGTGGGTCACGCTCGGTCCGATCCTGCGGTCGATCGCCGCCGTCGCCGAGGGCGAGCCATGCGTGACGCATGTCGGCCACGATGGCGCAGGTCACTTCGTCAAGATGGTGCACAACGGCATCGAGTACGCCGATATGCAGCTCATCGCCGAGGCCTACGATCTCATCCGGCGCGGCACCGGCAAGACGCCGGCCGAGATCGCCGACGTGTTCGCGCAGTGGAATGAGGGCGAGCTGAACTCGTATCTCATCGAGATCACCGCCGAAGTGCTGCGGGCACAGGATGCCGCCACCGGCGCACCGCTGGTCGATGTCATCGTCGACCAGGCGGGGGCCAAGGGCACCGGCGGCTGGACAGTGCAGACCGCGATCGACCTGGGCGTGCCGGTGTCCGGCATCGCCGAGGCGGTCTTCGCGCGTTCGGTGTCGAGCCACCCCGAGCAGCGCGCGGTCGCCGCGAACCTGCCCGGCCCGGTCGACGAGCTGCGCGTCGACGACGCAGAGGCCTTCATCGAAGATGTGCGCCTGGCCCTGTTCGCGTCGAAGATCGTCGCATACTCGCAGGGCTTCGACGAGATCCGTGCGGGGGCAGCTCAGTACGGATGGACCATCGACCTGGGTGCGGTCGCCAAGATCTGGCGCGGCGGATGCATCATCCGCGCACAGTTCCTCAATCGCATCTCCGACGCTTATGCCGAGGTGCCCGATCTGCAGGTTCTGCTCACGGCGCCGTACTTCGTCGACGCCCTGCAGCGTGCCCAGGATGCCTGGCGCCGGATCGTCGCGCAGGCGGCCGCCGCCGGCATCCCCTCCCCCGCCTTCTCATCATCGCTGGCCTACTACGACGGCCTGCGTGCTGACCGGCTGCCCGCCGCGCTCATTCAGGGGCAGCGCGACTTCTTCGGCGCCCACACCTATCGGCGCGTCGACCGCGAAG
- a CDS encoding branched-chain amino acid ABC transporter substrate-binding protein — translation MLRKTALAGVAAAATLLMLAGCANQPAATTSGGSGDAGSAKVDIPAITSIDTPANAVLPAGSGDAKCDGVTIAYVGAETGPNAQLGINIYNGVQLAINEHNENNPDCQVAFKKFDTEGDPNKATGPVTQAVNEKDIIGVVGLPFSGESKATGNIFDQRGLVHITPAATNPDLTKNGWKTFFRGLGNDSVQGPAAAQFITDKLQAKKVYLVQDDSDYGIGLAKTTSEALGDALVGTDKVTTGQKDFSAVASKIINAKPDAVYYAGYYAEGAPFLQQLVNKGYTGTFVGPDGVKDDQFIKLAGDASNGAYFTCPCIPGELIPSFSDAYQKLTNAAPGTYSVEGYDATTVLLAGIDAGKQTRADLLSWVSSYDADGLSKHYKWDSTGELAAPAVYGYKVQDGKIVPIGVIGQ, via the coding sequence ATGTTGCGAAAGACAGCACTGGCGGGAGTGGCCGCGGCCGCGACCCTGCTCATGCTCGCGGGCTGCGCCAACCAGCCGGCCGCCACCACGTCGGGCGGATCCGGCGACGCCGGCAGCGCCAAGGTCGACATCCCTGCTATCACCTCGATCGACACGCCCGCGAACGCAGTGCTGCCCGCTGGCAGCGGTGACGCGAAGTGCGACGGTGTCACCATCGCTTATGTCGGTGCCGAGACCGGCCCGAACGCGCAGCTCGGCATCAACATCTACAACGGCGTGCAGCTGGCCATCAACGAGCACAACGAGAACAACCCCGATTGCCAGGTCGCCTTCAAGAAGTTCGACACCGAGGGCGACCCGAACAAGGCCACCGGCCCGGTGACGCAGGCCGTCAACGAGAAAGACATCATCGGCGTGGTCGGTCTGCCCTTCTCGGGTGAGTCGAAGGCCACCGGCAACATCTTCGACCAGCGCGGTCTCGTGCACATCACCCCGGCGGCGACGAACCCCGATCTGACCAAGAACGGCTGGAAGACCTTCTTCCGCGGCCTCGGCAACGACTCGGTGCAGGGACCGGCCGCGGCCCAGTTCATCACCGACAAGCTGCAGGCCAAGAAGGTCTACCTGGTCCAGGACGACTCGGACTACGGCATCGGTCTCGCCAAGACCACCTCTGAGGCTCTCGGCGACGCACTCGTCGGCACCGACAAGGTGACCACCGGCCAGAAGGACTTCTCGGCCGTCGCGTCGAAGATCATCAACGCGAAGCCCGACGCGGTCTACTACGCCGGCTACTACGCCGAGGGTGCGCCCTTCTTGCAGCAGCTGGTCAACAAGGGCTACACCGGCACCTTCGTCGGCCCCGATGGCGTGAAGGACGACCAGTTCATCAAGCTGGCCGGTGACGCGTCCAACGGTGCGTACTTCACCTGCCCCTGCATCCCGGGCGAGCTGATCCCCTCGTTCTCCGACGCCTACCAGAAGCTCACGAACGCGGCACCGGGGACCTACTCGGTTGAGGGCTACGACGCCACCACGGTGCTGCTGGCCGGCATCGACGCAGGCAAGCAGACCCGCGCCGATCTGCTCTCGTGGGTGTCGTCGTACGACGCCGACGGCCTGAGCAAGCACTACAAGTGGGATTCCACAGGCGAGCTCGCCGCCCCGGCCGTCTACGGCTACAAGGTTCAGGACGGCAAGATCGTGCCGATCGGGGTCATCGGACAGTGA
- a CDS encoding branched-chain amino acid ABC transporter permease: MLDLLLTTHPVLDNSWITLDFNALAQNFWSATFDGLTFGAIYGLIAVGYTLVYGVLNLINFAHSEVFIVGAYGVVMTLTALGFGPSAPTIGIGSIIADLLLALIVGMICSALMAFLLERIAYRPLRRRNAPRLAFLITAIGASFAVQYLIFVIRGANAEPAVTMFVNSPVFNVFGTIIFSQQIIIVIAAIVLMVATDLFIRRGRTGRGIRAVAQDPDTATLMGVNKERIIVITFVLGGLLAGAAALFYVMLVPSGVIYNGGFILGIKAFAAAVLGGIGNVRGALLGGLLLGIIGNYGQILLGDSQWADVVAFVVLVLVLLIRPTGILGTALGRSRA, encoded by the coding sequence ATGCTCGACCTGCTCCTGACCACCCATCCCGTCCTGGACAATTCCTGGATCACCCTCGATTTCAACGCTCTGGCACAGAACTTCTGGAGCGCCACCTTCGACGGTTTGACCTTCGGCGCCATCTATGGCCTGATCGCCGTCGGCTACACGCTGGTGTACGGCGTGCTGAACCTCATCAACTTCGCGCACTCTGAAGTGTTCATCGTCGGCGCCTACGGCGTCGTGATGACCCTCACGGCCCTCGGCTTCGGGCCGAGTGCCCCGACGATCGGGATCGGGTCGATTATCGCCGATCTGCTGCTGGCCCTGATCGTCGGCATGATCTGCTCGGCGCTCATGGCCTTCCTTCTGGAGCGCATCGCCTACCGACCGCTGCGGCGACGCAATGCGCCGCGGCTGGCATTCCTGATCACCGCCATCGGCGCCTCGTTCGCTGTGCAGTACCTGATCTTCGTGATCCGCGGCGCCAACGCGGAGCCGGCGGTGACGATGTTCGTCAATTCGCCGGTGTTCAACGTGTTCGGCACCATCATCTTCAGCCAGCAGATCATCATCGTGATCGCGGCCATCGTTCTCATGGTGGCCACGGATCTGTTCATCCGTCGCGGCCGCACCGGGCGCGGCATCCGTGCCGTCGCCCAGGATCCCGACACCGCGACCCTGATGGGCGTCAACAAAGAGCGCATCATCGTCATCACCTTCGTGCTGGGCGGTCTGCTCGCGGGCGCCGCCGCGCTGTTCTACGTCATGCTCGTGCCCTCGGGCGTCATCTACAACGGCGGATTCATCCTCGGCATCAAGGCGTTCGCCGCCGCAGTGCTCGGCGGCATCGGCAACGTGCGCGGTGCGCTGCTGGGCGGCCTGCTGCTGGGCATCATCGGCAACTACGGGCAGATCCTGCTCGGCGACTCGCAATGGGCCGACGTCGTGGCCTTCGTGGTGCTGGTGCTCGTGCTGCTGATCCGCCCGACCGGAATCCTGGGAACCGCTCTGGGAAGGAGTCGCGCATGA
- a CDS encoding branched-chain amino acid ABC transporter permease yields MSTSSDGPRILPDAESAREAIETESVVVKRHGPFVGLREKWDGLPRQGQWAWMLLVVALAYALPYLNVFPLTTEPGNDWPLACFSMAVYALVAVGLNVVVGYAGLLDLGYVAFFAVGSYTSALLTSPDSPLMKIPYLWTLPVGMAVAMIFGVILGVPTLRLRGDYLAIVTLGFGEIVRILATIIPAMKGQVGFQNVGHPPGTQADGIPIFANSNGTPWYWLTLTIIIIVTLLVGNLERSRVGRAWIAIREDEDAAETMGVPTFKYKVWAFAIGACVGGLSGALFAGQVGFVNNQKFDVQTSILFLAAVVLGGTGNKVGALIGGAIVAYIPLRFTAIADYKYLIFGVALVVLMIYRSQGLVPAKVRLLAYARKVRHRDAEPPAPAVRRGGTTEGAAS; encoded by the coding sequence ATGAGCACGTCATCAGACGGGCCGCGGATCTTGCCCGACGCGGAATCGGCACGCGAGGCCATCGAGACTGAATCCGTCGTCGTCAAGCGGCACGGCCCGTTCGTCGGCCTGCGCGAGAAGTGGGACGGCCTGCCCCGGCAGGGTCAGTGGGCGTGGATGCTGCTGGTGGTGGCACTCGCCTACGCGCTGCCGTATCTGAACGTCTTCCCACTGACGACAGAACCGGGCAACGACTGGCCGCTGGCATGCTTCTCGATGGCCGTGTATGCACTGGTCGCCGTCGGCCTGAACGTCGTGGTCGGCTATGCGGGCCTGCTCGACCTCGGTTACGTGGCGTTCTTCGCCGTCGGTTCGTACACATCGGCGCTGTTGACAAGCCCCGACTCGCCGCTCATGAAGATCCCCTATCTGTGGACCCTGCCGGTGGGAATGGCGGTCGCGATGATCTTCGGCGTCATCCTCGGTGTGCCCACACTGCGGCTGCGCGGCGACTATCTGGCGATCGTGACCCTCGGTTTCGGTGAGATCGTGCGGATCCTCGCCACGATCATCCCGGCGATGAAGGGGCAGGTCGGCTTCCAGAACGTCGGGCATCCGCCCGGAACCCAGGCCGACGGCATCCCGATCTTCGCGAACTCCAACGGGACGCCGTGGTATTGGCTGACGCTGACGATCATCATCATCGTGACGCTGCTGGTCGGCAACCTCGAGCGCAGCCGGGTGGGGCGCGCCTGGATCGCCATTCGCGAAGACGAAGACGCGGCAGAGACGATGGGCGTTCCCACGTTCAAATACAAGGTCTGGGCCTTTGCGATCGGCGCGTGCGTGGGCGGTCTGTCGGGTGCCCTTTTCGCCGGGCAGGTCGGCTTCGTCAACAACCAGAAGTTCGATGTGCAGACCTCGATCCTCTTCCTGGCAGCCGTCGTGCTGGGCGGTACCGGAAACAAGGTGGGCGCGCTGATCGGCGGCGCCATCGTCGCATACATTCCGCTGCGGTTCACCGCGATCGCCGACTACAAGTACCTCATCTTCGGTGTCGCGCTCGTGGTCCTCATGATCTACCGCTCGCAGGGCCTGGTGCCGGCGAAGGTGCGCCTGCTCGCCTATGCGCGCAAGGTGCGGCATCGTGACGCCGAGCCGCCCGCTCCGGCGGTCAGACGCGGGGGAACGACCGAAGGGGCGGCATCGTGA